One window of Chloroflexus aggregans DSM 9485 genomic DNA carries:
- the infB gene encoding translation initiation factor IF-2 encodes MSEKPRRDTGGTGTGSGRSTGQSTNRTSNQQTGTGRTPTATGAHRQPANQSTGGGRSSSTGGRNTPTNQGNARPAAPANARSGNQPARGNNAPAASRSGGSTPAPVRGGGATPAPARGTNTRNARSQQSRGRPQPEEREREREAVLRRPPTPTTTRPVMRPRGPVALPPVMTVRELSEATGIGAADILKTMLKAGMIANINQQIDYETAALIMTDFGIETVENMPEQMVGIVEDVKEVLRSQPPEEMRPRPPVVTIMGHVDHGKTKLLDAIRSTRVAEGEAGGITQHIGAYQVEVNHRKITFLDTPGHEAFTAMRARGAQVTDIVVLVVAADDGVKPQTEEAIAHVKAAGVPMIVAINKIDLPTANPDRIKQQLAALDVIVEEYGGNVPCVHVSARQKINIDGLLEMILLVADLEDLRANPNAPAVGTIIEAKLDKSRGPVATVLIQNGTLHLEDNVLVGCVAGKIKSMFSDSGKRLRHAEPSTPVEIIGLEGVPQAGDILQVMDDLVLAREIALQRQRQQRAEAMAASARGTSLEELFGKVKQGQVKELNLILKADVQGSLDAIAHLIEQLNQSQNEVQTRIIHRGVGAITEGDVNLALASHAIIIGFNARPDPAARRHAEQHGIDIRFYNIIYQLQDDLKKAMAGMLAPTFKEVVEGYAEVRNIFRLPTREVVAGVYVTDGKITRTGQNVRVLRRGVVIHDGKISSLKRFKDDVREVTAGYECGLIVEGFNDIEIGDALEFYRQEQVAATL; translated from the coding sequence ATGAGTGAGAAGCCACGACGAGATACAGGCGGTACGGGAACGGGTAGCGGGCGTAGCACCGGCCAATCGACGAATCGCACAAGCAATCAACAGACAGGAACGGGGCGTACTCCAACTGCTACCGGTGCTCATCGGCAGCCGGCCAATCAATCGACCGGTGGTGGGCGTTCGTCGTCCACCGGCGGACGCAATACACCGACCAACCAAGGAAATGCGCGACCGGCAGCACCGGCAAATGCCCGGAGTGGCAACCAACCCGCTCGTGGTAATAATGCGCCGGCTGCGTCGCGGAGTGGCGGCAGTACGCCGGCTCCGGTGCGCGGCGGTGGTGCGACACCGGCCCCGGCTCGCGGTACGAATACCCGTAATGCTCGCTCACAACAATCCCGTGGCCGTCCTCAACCTGAAGAACGTGAACGCGAACGCGAGGCCGTGTTGCGCCGTCCGCCCACCCCAACGACGACCCGCCCGGTGATGCGTCCGCGCGGCCCGGTTGCATTACCTCCGGTCATGACGGTGCGCGAGTTGTCGGAAGCGACCGGTATTGGCGCTGCCGATATTTTGAAGACCATGCTCAAAGCGGGCATGATTGCCAATATCAATCAGCAAATCGATTATGAGACGGCTGCCCTTATCATGACCGATTTTGGGATTGAAACGGTCGAAAATATGCCTGAACAAATGGTTGGGATCGTTGAAGACGTTAAAGAGGTACTACGATCCCAACCACCGGAAGAGATGCGCCCTCGCCCACCCGTCGTTACGATTATGGGTCACGTTGACCACGGAAAGACCAAGTTGCTTGATGCAATTCGCTCGACACGGGTAGCAGAAGGCGAGGCCGGTGGGATCACCCAACATATCGGTGCGTATCAGGTTGAGGTGAATCACCGGAAGATTACCTTCCTCGATACACCCGGCCACGAGGCGTTTACCGCCATGCGCGCGCGCGGTGCCCAAGTTACCGATATCGTTGTCTTGGTGGTCGCCGCCGATGATGGTGTCAAACCACAAACTGAAGAAGCCATTGCTCACGTCAAAGCGGCCGGTGTGCCGATGATTGTGGCAATTAATAAGATTGATTTGCCAACGGCGAATCCCGATCGGATCAAGCAACAGTTGGCCGCACTGGACGTGATTGTCGAAGAGTACGGTGGTAATGTGCCGTGCGTGCATGTTTCGGCTCGCCAGAAAATTAATATTGACGGGTTGCTGGAAATGATCTTGTTGGTAGCCGACCTCGAGGATCTGCGCGCAAATCCCAATGCGCCGGCCGTCGGTACGATTATCGAGGCCAAACTCGATAAGAGTCGTGGTCCGGTAGCAACGGTGTTGATCCAAAACGGTACGCTCCACCTCGAAGATAACGTGTTGGTCGGCTGTGTCGCCGGCAAGATCAAATCAATGTTTAGCGACAGCGGGAAGCGCCTTCGCCACGCCGAACCGTCAACCCCCGTGGAAATTATCGGGTTGGAAGGTGTGCCACAGGCCGGTGACATCTTGCAGGTGATGGACGATCTGGTTCTGGCACGTGAGATCGCATTGCAACGCCAACGCCAGCAGCGGGCCGAAGCGATGGCAGCGAGCGCGCGCGGTACCAGCCTCGAAGAGCTGTTCGGTAAGGTGAAACAGGGTCAGGTGAAGGAGTTGAACCTGATCTTGAAAGCCGATGTCCAGGGCTCACTCGATGCGATTGCCCATCTGATCGAGCAGTTGAACCAGTCGCAGAACGAGGTGCAAACCCGCATCATTCACCGTGGTGTCGGTGCCATTACTGAAGGTGATGTGAACCTTGCCCTCGCCAGCCATGCAATTATCATCGGCTTCAACGCTCGGCCAGACCCGGCGGCCCGCCGTCACGCCGAACAGCATGGGATTGATATTCGCTTCTACAACATCATCTATCAGTTGCAAGATGATTTGAAGAAGGCAATGGCCGGTATGCTCGCACCAACCTTCAAAGAGGTGGTCGAGGGCTATGCCGAGGTCCGCAATATCTTCCGCTTACCTACCCGTGAGGTGGTCGCCGGTGTGTATGTCACCGACGGTAAGATTACACGCACCGGCCAAAATGTCCGCGTGTTGCGACGCGGTGTGGTGATCCACGACGGCAAGATCTCGTCGCTCAAGCGATTTAAAGATGATGTGCGCGAGGTGACGGCCGGTTATGAGTGCGGTTTGATCGTCGAGGGCTTTAACGATATTGAAATCGGTGATGCGCTCGAGTTCTATCGCCAAGAGCAGGTAGCAGCCACACTGTGA
- the rnpM gene encoding RNase P modulator RnpM translates to MAAKAQTGTPRPRHIPQRTCIVCRHSDAKRALIRLVRDAQGRVTIDPTGKRSGRGAYLCHNPECWTQALRRHAIERALKISMLHLDDRAAIEQMARQLLQATTSAVSE, encoded by the coding sequence ATGGCGGCCAAAGCTCAAACCGGTACGCCGCGACCACGGCACATCCCACAACGCACGTGTATCGTATGTCGACACAGCGATGCAAAACGTGCGCTGATCCGATTGGTACGCGATGCACAAGGGCGAGTAACGATTGATCCAACCGGTAAACGATCCGGCCGTGGCGCTTACTTATGCCACAACCCAGAATGTTGGACACAAGCCTTGCGCCGCCATGCGATTGAACGGGCATTGAAGATTTCGATGCTGCATCTCGATGATCGGGCGGCAATAGAACAAATGGCTCGACAATTGTTGCAGGCGACAACGTCAGCGGTATCTGAATAG
- the arsJ gene encoding organoarsenical effux MFS transporter ArsJ, translating into MKPVQSTGTTTTSTQRQADRRNYLLVTVAYWADTLTDGAIRMLVLFYFAQLGYSPFAVASLFLFYEIFGVITNLFGGYLGARFGLKITLFAGLTVQLVALSMLAFAPPSLLVVPYVMAAQALSGIAKDLTKMSSKSAVKLVVGEGEGQLYRWVSVLTGSKNAIKGLGFFVGALLLTIFGFQTALLMLAALVLAALIGAVSAISGDLGTADKKAKFKQMFSPNRAVNLLAAARIFLFGARDVWFVVGVPVFFITVLGWDFWLAGGFMAAWTIGYGFVQAATPALIRRRVADARAPDGRTAMWLAFALAAFPAAIALALGTGFAPTAAVVIGLLTFGVIFALNSAVHSYLILAYADDAKVAMNVGFYYMANALGRLAGTVLSGALYQWGMQNGLYGGLIACLWASAGFVLMAGLLSIRLPTPTRVVTGEWKVAGE; encoded by the coding sequence ATGAAACCAGTCCAATCGACCGGTACAACGACAACGTCTACCCAGCGACAAGCCGACCGCCGGAATTACCTCTTGGTTACGGTCGCGTATTGGGCGGATACGCTCACCGATGGCGCGATTCGGATGTTAGTCCTCTTTTATTTTGCTCAGCTCGGGTATTCGCCATTTGCTGTGGCTTCGCTCTTCTTGTTCTACGAGATTTTTGGTGTGATCACCAATCTATTTGGCGGTTATCTTGGTGCGCGATTCGGTCTGAAGATAACCTTATTTGCCGGTCTCACCGTGCAACTGGTGGCGCTCAGCATGCTTGCCTTTGCTCCACCATCGTTATTGGTGGTTCCCTACGTGATGGCTGCTCAAGCGTTGTCGGGTATTGCCAAAGACTTGACCAAGATGTCGTCGAAAAGCGCGGTGAAACTGGTGGTGGGCGAGGGCGAGGGACAGCTCTACCGCTGGGTGAGTGTTCTCACCGGCTCGAAGAACGCGATTAAGGGACTAGGTTTCTTTGTCGGTGCGCTCTTGCTGACCATATTTGGCTTTCAGACCGCGTTGCTGATGCTGGCGGCGCTGGTGCTGGCGGCGCTGATCGGGGCGGTCAGCGCGATCAGCGGCGATCTAGGAACTGCCGATAAAAAGGCGAAGTTTAAGCAGATGTTTTCACCCAACCGGGCGGTTAACCTGCTGGCCGCTGCGCGGATCTTTTTGTTCGGCGCACGCGATGTCTGGTTTGTGGTCGGCGTGCCGGTCTTTTTCATCACCGTGCTCGGTTGGGATTTCTGGCTGGCCGGTGGGTTTATGGCAGCCTGGACAATTGGCTACGGCTTTGTGCAAGCCGCCACGCCAGCACTTATCCGACGGCGGGTCGCCGATGCGCGCGCGCCTGATGGGCGCACTGCGATGTGGTTAGCGTTTGCGCTGGCCGCGTTTCCGGCAGCAATTGCGTTGGCGCTTGGCACCGGTTTTGCGCCAACTGCTGCGGTGGTGATCGGGTTGCTCACATTTGGTGTTATCTTTGCGCTCAATTCGGCGGTACACAGCTATCTCATTCTGGCCTACGCCGATGATGCCAAGGTGGCGATGAATGTTGGTTTTTATTACATGGCGAACGCACTAGGACGGCTGGCCGGCACTGTCTTGTCGGGTGCGCTGTACCAATGGGGGATGCAGAACGGGCTGTACGGCGGTCTCATTGCATGTCTCTGGGCCTCAGCGGGGTTTGTGCTGATGGCCGGATTGCTTTCGATCAGGTTACCGACCCCGACGCGCGTTGTGACCGGTGAGTGGAAAGTTGCGGGTGAGTAG
- a CDS encoding ArsJ-associated glyceraldehyde-3-phosphate dehydrogenase: protein MAVRVGINGFGRIGRLALRAAWGWPELEFVHINEIGGDTAVAAHLLTFDSVHGRWPPEVHGEGDRLVIDGHAIGYSQIKDPAAVPWAAAGVEIVLEATGKFRTTEQLAAYFAAGVKKVIVAAPVKGEALNVVMGVNDHWYDPARHHLLTAASCTTNCLAPIVKVIHEGIGIRHGMITTIHSSTNTQSVHDQPYKDLRRARASSLSLIPTTTGSATAIGLIFPELQGKLDGQAVRVPLLNASLTDCVLEVTRPTTVTEVNDLLRTAAEGSLKGILAYETRPLVSIDFVTDPHSAIVDSLCTMVTNGTQVKIYAWYDNEWGYANRYVELARKVAMAL from the coding sequence ATGGCGGTGCGGGTTGGGATCAACGGCTTTGGCCGGATCGGACGGTTGGCGCTCCGGGCCGCGTGGGGCTGGCCAGAACTTGAGTTTGTCCACATCAACGAGATCGGTGGCGATACGGCGGTAGCGGCGCATTTGCTCACCTTTGACTCGGTGCATGGGCGTTGGCCGCCCGAGGTACACGGTGAGGGTGATCGGTTGGTTATCGACGGTCATGCGATTGGCTATAGCCAGATCAAAGACCCCGCGGCGGTGCCGTGGGCAGCCGCCGGGGTTGAGATCGTGCTGGAGGCGACGGGGAAGTTTCGCACCACTGAGCAGTTGGCGGCCTATTTTGCCGCTGGCGTCAAGAAGGTGATTGTGGCGGCACCGGTGAAGGGCGAGGCGCTGAATGTGGTGATGGGCGTGAACGATCATTGGTACGATCCGGCCCGCCACCATCTGCTGACGGCGGCTTCGTGTACGACCAATTGTTTGGCGCCGATTGTAAAGGTGATCCACGAGGGGATCGGTATCCGCCACGGCATGATCACCACCATCCATAGCTCGACCAACACCCAGAGCGTACATGACCAACCGTACAAAGATTTGCGGCGGGCGCGGGCATCGAGCTTGTCGCTGATACCTACAACCACCGGTTCGGCAACGGCGATTGGTCTTATCTTCCCAGAATTGCAAGGAAAGCTCGATGGGCAAGCGGTGCGGGTACCGCTACTCAACGCTTCGCTGACCGACTGTGTGCTTGAAGTCACACGACCAACCACCGTCACCGAAGTGAATGACTTGCTGCGCACCGCCGCCGAAGGCTCGCTGAAGGGCATTTTGGCCTACGAGACGCGCCCGCTGGTGTCGATCGATTTTGTCACCGATCCCCATTCGGCAATTGTCGATTCGCTGTGTACGATGGTGACTAACGGCACACAGGTGAAGATTTATGCGTGGTACGACAACGAGTGGGGGTACGCCAACCGGTATGTGGAATTAGCACGAAAGGTGGCAATGGCGCTATGA
- a CDS encoding thioredoxin family protein, with product MVDVKVLGPGCPNCQKLEARVRNVIQRYQLAASVEKVTDYAQIMRWNVMRTPGLVVNDVLVSAGRIPSEEEIAGWLKQ from the coding sequence ATGGTCGACGTAAAGGTTCTTGGTCCCGGTTGCCCGAACTGCCAAAAGCTAGAAGCGCGCGTCCGTAACGTGATCCAGCGCTACCAACTAGCAGCGTCTGTCGAGAAAGTGACCGATTATGCGCAAATTATGCGCTGGAACGTGATGCGCACGCCGGGTTTGGTGGTCAACGATGTGCTGGTTTCGGCTGGTCGCATCCCCTCGGAAGAGGAGATTGCCGGCTGGTTGAAGCAGTAG
- a CDS encoding ArsR/SmtB family transcription factor, producing the protein MRSTTATKQAHLFKALMHPVRIEIIEILRQGESCVCHIEAILGLRQAYVSQQLAVLRKAGLIGDRRDGPNIYYRLLRREVLDLLDMARAMIDESEPWQPIPVGCVCPQCQTKVSVSEREVKQWST; encoded by the coding sequence ATGAGGAGCACAACCGCCACCAAACAGGCTCACCTATTCAAAGCGCTGATGCATCCCGTTCGGATAGAGATCATCGAGATCCTCCGGCAGGGTGAGTCATGCGTGTGCCATATCGAAGCAATCCTCGGTCTGCGGCAAGCGTATGTCTCACAACAGCTTGCCGTCTTGCGCAAAGCAGGCCTGATCGGTGATCGCCGCGATGGGCCGAATATCTACTACCGGCTTCTCCGGCGCGAGGTGCTTGACTTACTCGACATGGCACGTGCGATGATCGACGAAAGTGAGCCGTGGCAACCAATACCGGTGGGGTGTGTGTGTCCTCAGTGTCAGACGAAGGTTAGTGTATCAGAAAGGGAAGTAAAGCAATGGTCGACGTAA
- a CDS encoding class I SAM-dependent methyltransferase, protein MNSENIPFDPYYKKRITYTLRGQQFAFDVGHTIFSSFQIDEGTDLLLRLIEPAMTTPQHILDLGCGCGVIGICLARRFPNAHVTLVDKDLLAVRYARHNAILNATPNVTVLGSVGLSDAPPGPYDLIVSNIPAKIGDYAIEHEFILAPLRHLRPGGEYWFVVVSGLNHLIPRLGPRHQLRLKEIKKRAGHSVYRIIAPTHLD, encoded by the coding sequence ATGAACAGTGAAAACATTCCTTTCGATCCCTACTACAAAAAGCGGATTACCTATACGTTGCGCGGTCAGCAATTCGCTTTTGATGTTGGGCATACAATCTTTTCGTCATTTCAAATCGACGAAGGTACCGATCTGCTCTTGCGATTGATCGAACCGGCAATGACCACACCACAGCACATCCTCGATCTTGGCTGTGGTTGTGGGGTGATCGGTATTTGTCTTGCCCGCCGCTTCCCTAACGCTCATGTAACCCTCGTCGATAAAGATTTGCTTGCCGTGCGTTATGCCCGCCATAATGCCATCCTCAACGCTACCCCGAATGTGACCGTGCTCGGTAGTGTTGGGCTGAGTGATGCACCGCCCGGCCCCTATGACCTGATCGTCTCCAATATTCCGGCTAAGATCGGTGACTACGCGATCGAGCATGAATTCATCCTTGCGCCACTCCGCCATCTGCGCCCCGGTGGTGAGTACTGGTTTGTGGTGGTGAGTGGTCTTAACCATCTGATTCCCCGCCTTGGCCCACGCCATCAGTTGCGCCTTAAAGAGATCAAGAAACGTGCCGGTCATTCGGTGTATCGGATTATCGCACCGACTCATCTCGACTAG
- a CDS encoding heavy metal-responsive transcriptional regulator, which translates to MHIRDLARQTGVSPKTIRYYEQIGLLPPPQRAENNYRCYTQADVERLRFIVGARSLDLSLREIAAILAISDHGEAPCTEMINTLDHHITAIDRRIADLQALRGLLIGLRQQGDQNATLWEDCVCALVRDRVSIAERNAGSDRA; encoded by the coding sequence ATGCACATTCGCGATCTAGCTCGTCAGACCGGCGTATCGCCTAAGACCATCCGTTACTACGAGCAGATTGGTTTGCTACCACCGCCGCAGCGTGCCGAAAATAACTACCGTTGCTATACCCAAGCCGATGTCGAACGGCTACGCTTTATCGTCGGTGCGCGTAGTCTCGATCTCTCATTACGCGAAATTGCTGCGATCCTCGCTATCAGCGATCACGGTGAAGCACCTTGCACCGAGATGATAAATACGCTCGATCACCATATCACGGCAATTGATCGACGTATCGCCGATTTGCAGGCATTACGCGGTTTGCTGATCGGGCTTCGTCAGCAGGGTGACCAGAACGCGACGCTTTGGGAAGATTGTGTCTGTGCATTGGTGCGCGATCGGGTGTCCATCGCTGAGCGTAACGCTGGCTCAGACCGAGCATAA
- the nusA gene encoding transcription termination factor NusA yields the protein MKSDFYAAITQIASERGIPKEAIIDVMERALVSAYKRLLGPNPPAVEVTVKLDPVSGMARVYAEKQVVDEVYDERFEIDLNSARQIKPDVQIGETVLVESTPRDFGRIAAQTAKQVVLQGIKEIERSYIYSEFEDREGELVTATVQRNNGPRGNVILEIGKAEAIIPPKEQVANDRYYHGQRLKVLLLEVKKDDRGPRLIASRAHKNLINRLFEMEVPEIYNGSVEIKSVAREPGLRTKVAVAARQEGIDPVGSCVGMRGIRIQNIVNELNGEKIDVVQWSSDPREYIANALSPAQVVEVHLHDHDHTALVIVPDKQLSLAIGKEGQNVRLAAKLTGWRIDIKSASALLEEERAAAEARAEAEAEQMVIAAELAHAPVEQRIVQADGTIRYRGHRYGPLGNDLVGQTVQVRATSQKIFIYYNDRLFASYILLEGGQASPDEE from the coding sequence ATGAAAAGCGATTTTTACGCGGCAATTACTCAGATTGCGTCTGAACGCGGTATTCCAAAAGAGGCCATCATTGACGTGATGGAACGGGCATTGGTGAGCGCATACAAGCGCTTACTCGGCCCCAATCCACCGGCGGTAGAAGTGACGGTGAAGCTCGATCCCGTCAGCGGTATGGCGCGGGTCTACGCCGAGAAGCAAGTGGTCGATGAAGTGTACGACGAGCGGTTTGAGATCGACCTCAACAGTGCGCGCCAAATCAAGCCCGACGTTCAGATCGGCGAGACGGTGCTGGTCGAGAGCACACCGCGTGATTTTGGCCGGATCGCCGCCCAAACTGCGAAGCAAGTGGTGTTGCAAGGGATTAAAGAGATCGAACGGAGCTATATCTATAGCGAATTTGAAGATCGCGAAGGCGAGTTGGTGACGGCGACGGTACAGCGCAACAACGGGCCACGCGGCAACGTGATCCTTGAGATAGGGAAGGCCGAGGCCATTATCCCGCCGAAAGAGCAAGTGGCAAACGATCGCTATTACCACGGCCAGCGGCTCAAGGTATTGCTGCTCGAGGTCAAGAAGGATGATCGCGGCCCTCGCCTGATTGCGTCGCGCGCGCACAAGAATCTGATCAACCGCCTGTTTGAGATGGAAGTTCCCGAAATCTACAACGGGTCGGTTGAGATTAAGTCGGTGGCCCGTGAACCCGGTCTGCGCACGAAAGTCGCTGTTGCGGCCCGCCAAGAGGGGATCGATCCGGTCGGGTCATGCGTCGGCATGCGTGGTATCCGCATTCAGAATATTGTTAATGAGCTAAACGGCGAAAAGATCGATGTGGTGCAGTGGTCGTCGGATCCACGTGAGTATATCGCCAACGCCCTCTCGCCGGCACAAGTGGTTGAGGTGCATCTCCACGATCACGACCATACCGCGCTGGTGATTGTCCCCGACAAACAACTTTCGCTGGCAATCGGTAAGGAAGGGCAGAACGTCCGGCTGGCAGCGAAGCTCACCGGTTGGCGGATCGATATTAAGAGTGCGTCGGCGTTGCTCGAAGAGGAACGGGCCGCTGCTGAGGCCCGCGCTGAAGCTGAGGCCGAACAGATGGTGATTGCAGCCGAATTGGCGCATGCCCCGGTTGAACAGCGCATCGTACAGGCTGACGGCACCATCCGCTACCGCGGTCATCGCTACGGCCCACTCGGTAACGATTTGGTTGGACAGACGGTGCAGGTACGGGCAACATCGCAAAAGATCTTTATTTACTATAATGACCGCCTGTTCGCCTCCTATATCTTGCTGGAAGGTGGACAGGCTTCGCCTGATGAGGAGTAA
- the rbfA gene encoding 30S ribosome-binding factor RbfA — protein sequence MAKQRLQQVADTMQRILGEVIQTELKDPRVGFASVTKVEVSADLQHAKVYISIMGTPEERATTMAALQRARGFLRKRVAEEMRHMRFIPELHLIEDTSIDYSLHINDVIRQIQHERMVNPPRIDDEQ from the coding sequence ATGGCTAAACAACGATTACAACAAGTCGCCGATACGATGCAGCGGATTCTCGGCGAAGTGATCCAGACAGAGTTGAAGGATCCACGGGTTGGGTTCGCTTCGGTCACGAAGGTCGAGGTGAGCGCCGATCTACAACACGCCAAAGTGTATATTTCGATCATGGGTACTCCAGAAGAACGGGCAACAACGATGGCGGCATTGCAACGAGCACGCGGTTTTCTGCGCAAACGAGTCGCAGAAGAGATGCGTCATATGCGCTTTATTCCAGAATTGCACTTGATCGAAGATACATCGATTGATTATAGCCTGCATATTAATGATGTTATTCGCCAAATTCAGCACGAACGGATGGTAAATCCTCCGCGCATCGATGATGAACAGTGA